In Clostridium sp. DL-VIII, the following proteins share a genomic window:
- a CDS encoding DNA topoisomerase IV subunit B gives MEAKRTDTYDVTDLTSLEKLEPVRIRPGMYIGSTGSKGLHHCIWEIIDNSIDEIANGYGNKVTVLLNEDKSVTIIDNGRGIPTGIHPVKKKSGVEMVYTELHTGGKFDNKNYKTSGGLHGVGAAVVNALSKWLEVEVYQNGNVYRQRFEYAFDKELKRDMPGTPVGSLKVIGKTDKVGTKITFKPDSEVFSTTDFKFDIIDSRLQELAFQNKGITLELIDKRKGQEITKEYYSENGLLDFINYLNESKTPIHETPIIFDGERTVENIQMYGEVCIQFTDSTTEYIASYVNNIPTTEAGTHETGFKTGMTRAFKEWSKKLGLVKEKDKEFEGDDLREGMTAIVRIKITNPIFEGQTKTKLGNTEAYTMMNDLVYTKFSEWIEDNKPLATSIINNALEAAKRRDKIKKINEAEKKKIGKGTAPLAGKVAVCTLKDKTVNEFIVVEGDSAGGSAKQARDRRFQTIMPSKGKIMNTEKQKLENVLASEELKIFNTAIGTGTLDNYKEEDLKYDKIIIMSDADVDGYHIRTLWMTYIYRYMRPLIANGHLYLAQPPLYKVYRESKGKEIVKYSYSDDELENAKKQVGKGALIQRYKGLGEMNPDQLWETTLNPESRTLLQVTIDDAAKAEKMVSLLMGDIVEPRKNYMYKYGEF, from the coding sequence ATGGAAGCAAAGAGAACTGATACCTATGATGTGACGGATTTAACCTCACTAGAGAAATTAGAACCTGTTAGGATAAGACCGGGGATGTATATTGGTTCTACAGGAAGCAAAGGTTTGCATCATTGCATATGGGAAATAATTGATAACTCCATAGATGAAATAGCTAATGGGTATGGAAATAAGGTAACTGTACTTTTAAATGAAGATAAAAGTGTTACAATAATTGATAATGGAAGAGGTATCCCTACAGGAATTCATCCAGTTAAGAAGAAGTCTGGAGTTGAAATGGTATATACTGAATTGCATACAGGAGGAAAGTTTGATAATAAAAATTACAAAACTTCTGGAGGGCTGCATGGAGTTGGAGCGGCTGTTGTAAATGCTTTATCAAAATGGTTAGAGGTTGAAGTATATCAAAACGGAAATGTATATAGGCAGAGATTTGAATATGCTTTTGACAAAGAATTAAAAAGAGATATGCCTGGAACTCCAGTGGGAAGCTTAAAGGTAATTGGTAAAACAGATAAAGTTGGAACTAAAATCACATTTAAACCAGATAGTGAGGTTTTCTCAACAACTGATTTTAAATTTGACATAATAGATAGTAGATTGCAGGAATTGGCTTTTCAAAATAAAGGTATAACTTTAGAATTAATAGATAAAAGAAAAGGACAAGAAATTACAAAGGAATATTATTCTGAAAATGGTCTTTTAGATTTTATAAATTATTTAAATGAAAGTAAGACACCAATTCATGAAACACCTATAATTTTTGATGGTGAAAGAACTGTGGAAAATATTCAAATGTATGGTGAAGTCTGCATACAATTTACAGACTCAACAACTGAGTATATTGCAAGCTATGTTAATAATATTCCGACTACTGAAGCTGGAACTCATGAGACAGGTTTCAAAACTGGAATGACAAGAGCTTTTAAAGAATGGTCTAAAAAATTAGGGTTAGTTAAAGAAAAGGATAAGGAGTTTGAAGGTGATGACCTTAGAGAAGGTATGACTGCAATTGTAAGAATTAAAATTACGAATCCTATCTTTGAAGGTCAAACTAAAACTAAACTTGGTAATACTGAAGCTTACACAATGATGAATGATTTGGTTTATACTAAATTTTCTGAATGGATAGAAGATAATAAACCACTAGCAACAAGCATAATAAACAATGCATTAGAAGCGGCTAAAAGAAGAGATAAGATAAAAAAAATAAATGAAGCAGAAAAAAAGAAAATAGGTAAAGGTACTGCACCACTAGCTGGTAAGGTTGCAGTTTGTACTTTAAAAGATAAGACTGTAAATGAATTTATAGTTGTGGAAGGAGATTCGGCAGGTGGATCTGCAAAACAAGCTAGAGATAGAAGATTTCAAACTATAATGCCATCAAAAGGTAAAATAATGAATACAGAAAAGCAAAAGCTTGAAAATGTATTAGCATCAGAAGAATTAAAGATATTTAATACAGCAATTGGAACAGGAACTTTAGACAACTATAAAGAAGAAGATTTGAAATATGATAAGATAATAATTATGAGTGATGCTGATGTTGATGGATATCATATTAGAACTCTTTGGATGACTTATATTTATAGATATATGAGGCCATTAATAGCAAATGGACATTTATATTTAGCTCAGCCCCCTTTATATAAAGTATATAGAGAATCAAAAGGTAAAGAAATAGTTAAATATTCATATAGTGATGATGAATTAGAGAATGCTAAAAAACAGGTTGGAAAAGGTGCTCTTATTCAAAGATACAAAGGGCTTGGGGAAATGAATCCAGACCAATTGTGGGAAACAACACTAAATCCTGAAAGCAGAACTCTCTTACAAGTCACTATAGACGATGCTGCAAAGGCAGAGAAAATGGTTTCTTTACTTATGGGTGATATTGTAGAGCCTAGAAAGAATTATATGTATAAATACGGAGAATTTTAA
- a CDS encoding glycosyltransferase family 2 protein: protein MGNYIFTITAFFQIFVFAITCYYLLLGLIGLFRRKENKDYTPKNKFALLIAAHNEEVVVGSLIESMLKLDYPKDMYDIFVIADNCTDDTAKISRRYGGNVNVCERFAKDKRGKGYALEWMFAKLFAMEKQYDAVAIFDADNLVHKDFLKELNSKMLEGYKVVQGYIDSKNPDDSWISAAYSIAFWTQNRMFQLARANIGFSNQIGGTGFAIETSTLKKLGWGATCLTEDLEFTCKLVLNGEKVGWAHDAIIYDEKPLKLAQSWVQRKRWMQGFTDVASRYFFKLIKKSIMERKFYMFDCALYVLQPFITLLLGVSAVLTLIQANTPAHIFIINYLFDNLGLSDVGLKTFAVIQFLITPLVLAIDKKVTKPFLLIMALYSTNVFIVPYLATNIHNWVISWLIGIGYNVGFLILTGVLLGKKNLLLFFRFWLYGLYTLTWIPITIQGILNKNNKEWNHTKHVRKIEICDV, encoded by the coding sequence ATGGGAAACTATATTTTTACCATAACAGCCTTCTTTCAGATTTTTGTTTTTGCGATAACTTGTTATTATTTATTATTAGGACTTATAGGACTTTTTAGAAGAAAAGAAAATAAAGATTATACGCCTAAAAATAAATTTGCATTGCTAATTGCTGCGCATAATGAAGAAGTTGTTGTTGGTAGTCTCATAGAGAGCATGTTAAAACTAGATTATCCTAAGGATATGTATGATATTTTTGTTATTGCAGACAACTGCACAGATGATACTGCCAAGATATCTAGACGTTATGGCGGAAATGTTAATGTTTGTGAAAGATTTGCAAAGGATAAAAGAGGGAAAGGTTATGCATTAGAGTGGATGTTTGCAAAATTATTTGCTATGGAGAAACAATATGATGCTGTTGCAATATTTGATGCAGATAATCTTGTACATAAAGATTTCTTAAAAGAATTAAATTCAAAAATGCTAGAAGGATATAAAGTGGTACAGGGATATATAGATAGTAAGAACCCTGATGACTCATGGATTTCAGCAGCATATTCTATAGCCTTTTGGACACAAAATAGAATGTTCCAATTAGCAAGAGCTAATATAGGATTTTCAAATCAAATTGGTGGAACAGGATTTGCAATTGAAACTAGTACATTAAAGAAACTAGGTTGGGGTGCGACTTGTTTAACAGAGGATTTAGAATTCACTTGTAAACTTGTTTTAAATGGTGAAAAAGTTGGATGGGCTCATGATGCTATCATATATGATGAAAAGCCACTAAAACTTGCGCAATCCTGGGTACAAAGAAAAAGATGGATGCAGGGATTTACTGATGTTGCTTCTAGATATTTCTTTAAATTAATTAAAAAGTCAATTATGGAGAGAAAATTCTATATGTTTGATTGCGCTTTATATGTATTGCAGCCATTTATAACATTATTATTAGGAGTTTCAGCGGTATTGACGTTAATACAAGCAAATACACCTGCTCATATATTTATTATAAATTACTTATTTGATAATTTAGGACTTAGTGATGTTGGATTAAAAACTTTTGCAGTTATTCAGTTTTTAATTACACCATTAGTATTAGCAATAGATAAGAAAGTTACAAAACCATTTTTATTGATTATGGCATTATATTCAACAAATGTTTTTATAGTCCCTTATTTAGCTACTAATATTCATAACTGGGTAATTTCATGGTTAATAGGAATTGGATATAATGTAGGATTTTTAATATTGACAGGAGTATTATTAGGTAAGAAAAATCTATTATTATTTTTTAGGTTTTGGTTGTATGGATTATATACATTAACATGGATACCAATAACAATTCAAGGTATCTTAAATAAAAACAATAAAGAATGGAATCATACTAAGCACGTTAGAAAGATAGAAATATGTGATGTTTAG
- a CDS encoding rhomboid family intramembrane serine protease, which translates to MNGFKEEFYRILINRENFYMKQYYSGYYKEEKYIAIKELKDGIYCVLISETEDSDIDISEAFEYIRSMGKSFSLNVIILSKGEYTYTNNSSLGNKLIINTENNSVIQCDNSCIPLRQIFEGNLQINERKNGQSKKEHKNYNILTFILIGINIVVFLLTAFISGNIFDIDTRVLIYFGAKINILIDHGEIWRLLTCAFLHSGLIHIVCNMYSLYIIGPQIEQIYGIRKYLIIYLISCITASISSYFLNPNGIAIGASGGIFGLMGALLAFALIERNRIQKKFLSSLLQIIAINLFIGLSIKNIDNFAHIGGLVGGIVSGYISYILVRKRHNKL; encoded by the coding sequence ATGAATGGTTTTAAAGAAGAATTTTATAGGATTTTAATAAATAGAGAAAATTTTTATATGAAGCAATATTACAGTGGCTATTATAAAGAGGAAAAATATATTGCAATTAAGGAATTAAAAGATGGCATATATTGTGTATTAATAAGCGAAACCGAAGATTCAGACATAGATATTTCGGAAGCATTTGAATATATAAGATCTATGGGAAAGTCTTTTTCATTAAATGTAATAATTTTATCTAAGGGTGAGTATACATATACGAATAATTCATCGTTAGGAAATAAACTAATAATAAATACAGAAAATAATAGTGTTATACAATGTGATAATTCATGCATACCATTAAGACAGATATTTGAGGGGAATTTACAAATAAATGAACGAAAAAATGGTCAAAGTAAAAAAGAGCATAAGAATTATAATATTCTAACGTTTATTTTAATAGGAATAAATATAGTTGTATTTCTATTAACAGCTTTTATATCTGGTAATATCTTTGATATTGATACAAGGGTATTGATTTATTTTGGAGCAAAAATAAATATATTAATTGATCATGGAGAAATTTGGAGATTATTAACCTGTGCATTCCTACATTCTGGTTTGATACATATCGTGTGTAATATGTATTCTCTTTATATTATCGGTCCTCAGATTGAACAAATCTATGGTATTAGAAAGTATTTAATTATTTATCTTATTTCTTGTATAACTGCATCAATATCAAGTTATTTTTTGAATCCAAATGGCATAGCAATTGGTGCATCAGGCGGAATATTTGGACTAATGGGAGCATTATTAGCATTTGCCCTTATAGAAAGGAACAGGATTCAAAAGAAATTTTTGTCAAGCTTGCTTCAGATAATTGCTATAAATCTGTTTATAGGTTTAAGTATAAAAAATATTGATAATTTTGCACATATTGGAGGTCTCGTTGGAGGTATCGTATCAGGATACATTAGTTATATATTAGTTAGAAAAAGACATAATAAGTTGTAG
- the pepF gene encoding oligoendopeptidase F has product MGDLKKREEIEDKFKWKVDKIYKSIEDWEKDFEELKNEAVKLKDYSGKLTNGEKILEYFKVNEKISRKAENLFIYAHLKYDEDTSNPTYQSLMSKVDIYMAELGSYTAFFVPEILSLDEKFIRDETDRLDELKKFKFLIEDILKEKPHILSKEMEELLAAASDCLDAPSAIHSILVNADMTFGKIEDEEGNEVELTEGSYSSFIKSKDSKVRKAAFEKLFGEYDKLKNTLATSLTASIKTFNFSSRVRKYNSALEASLKPNNIPLEVYENAVKVINENLDSLHRYVKVKKKLLGLDEIHMYDLYVPVIEIPKEKIEFNSGVEIVLEALKPLGEEYLEIFKNGIKDGWIDIYENKGKRGGAYSWGGYDTMPYVLLNYNNELGDVSTLAHEMGHSIHSYYSRKEQPYYYANYTLFCAEVASTTNESILIHHLIEKEKDEKKKLYLINQELEQIRTTVFRQLMFAEFELYTHKTLESGIPLTAEDYNKAWHDLNVKYFGDEIVIDKEIDVEWSRIPHFYSDFYVYQYATGYAAASAFSKSILEGKEGAVEKYKGFLKAGGSDYPINILRNAGVDMTTNEPIEATIKRFNELLDMIEK; this is encoded by the coding sequence ATGGGAGATTTAAAAAAAAGAGAAGAAATTGAAGATAAGTTCAAATGGAAGGTAGACAAAATCTATAAAAGTATAGAAGATTGGGAAAAAGACTTTGAAGAGTTAAAAAATGAAGCTGTTAAACTAAAAGATTACTCAGGAAAGCTTACAAATGGAGAGAAGATTCTAGAATACTTTAAGGTAAATGAGAAAATATCTAGAAAAGCAGAAAATCTATTTATATATGCACATTTAAAATATGATGAAGATACATCAAATCCTACTTATCAAAGCTTAATGAGTAAAGTAGATATATATATGGCTGAACTTGGTAGCTATACTGCGTTTTTCGTGCCAGAAATTTTAAGTTTAGATGAAAAATTTATTAGAGATGAGACTGATAGACTAGATGAATTAAAGAAGTTCAAATTTTTAATTGAGGATATATTGAAAGAGAAACCCCATATACTATCAAAGGAGATGGAGGAACTATTAGCAGCTGCTTCAGATTGTTTAGATGCACCTTCAGCTATACATAGTATTTTGGTTAACGCAGATATGACATTTGGAAAGATAGAAGATGAGGAAGGCAATGAAGTAGAATTAACAGAGGGGAGTTACTCATCGTTTATAAAAAGCAAAGATAGCAAGGTTAGAAAAGCTGCATTTGAGAAATTATTTGGTGAATATGATAAGTTAAAGAATACTTTAGCAACTTCATTAACAGCTTCGATAAAAACTTTCAATTTTAGCAGTAGAGTAAGGAAATATAATAGTGCATTAGAAGCATCATTAAAGCCTAACAATATCCCGTTAGAAGTTTATGAAAATGCTGTTAAAGTTATAAATGAAAATTTAGATTCTCTTCATAGATATGTTAAGGTAAAGAAAAAGTTATTAGGATTAGATGAAATTCATATGTATGATTTATATGTACCTGTAATAGAAATCCCAAAAGAAAAAATAGAATTTAATTCTGGAGTAGAAATAGTACTAGAAGCATTAAAACCATTAGGAGAAGAATATTTAGAAATATTCAAAAATGGAATAAAAGATGGATGGATAGATATATATGAGAACAAGGGTAAAAGAGGTGGAGCATATTCCTGGGGAGGATATGACACTATGCCATATGTACTCTTAAATTATAATAATGAATTAGGAGATGTTTCTACATTAGCTCATGAGATGGGGCATTCAATCCATTCATATTATTCAAGAAAAGAACAACCATATTATTATGCAAACTATACTTTATTCTGTGCTGAGGTTGCATCAACTACTAATGAATCTATACTTATCCATCATTTAATTGAAAAAGAAAAAGATGAAAAGAAAAAGCTTTATTTAATAAACCAGGAGTTAGAGCAGATAAGAACTACTGTATTTAGGCAACTAATGTTTGCAGAATTTGAACTTTATACTCATAAAACTTTAGAGAGCGGAATACCATTAACAGCAGAGGATTACAATAAGGCATGGCACGATTTAAATGTGAAGTATTTTGGAGATGAAATTGTAATAGATAAAGAAATTGATGTTGAATGGTCAAGAATACCTCATTTTTATTCAGATTTTTATGTTTATCAATATGCTACAGGTTATGCAGCTGCATCAGCTTTTTCAAAATCAATTTTGGAAGGAAAAGAAGGGGCTGTGGAGAAATATAAAGGATTCTTAAAAGCAGGAGGTAGTGATTATCCAATAAATATTCTAAGAAATGCAGGAGTGGATATGACTACAAATGAACCAATAGAAGCTACAATAAAAAGATTCAATGAACTTTTAGATATGATAGAAAAGTAA
- a CDS encoding DUF6762 family protein, whose protein sequence is MDFSSLVLMEKDKETGFIKSELGSFEVNEGALFVKKFYVLDGIVHMHFDTNKNVEEWEYSAIYDLFNTSMFIENGYEIEEDLDEYNPTYIIKFKYEDDYDAVKEKVQEAVSIIEKEMDSVFEAIKGKEAEYSE, encoded by the coding sequence ATGGATTTTTCAAGTTTAGTGTTAATGGAAAAGGATAAAGAAACGGGATTTATAAAAAGTGAACTCGGAAGCTTTGAGGTAAATGAAGGAGCTTTATTTGTGAAAAAATTTTATGTATTAGATGGAATTGTACACATGCATTTTGATACAAATAAAAATGTGGAAGAATGGGAATACTCAGCAATATACGATTTATTTAATACAAGTATGTTTATTGAAAATGGTTATGAAATTGAAGAGGATTTAGATGAATATAATCCTACATATATAATAAAATTTAAATATGAAGATGATTATGATGCAGTGAAAGAAAAAGTACAAGAAGCGGTATCTATAATAGAAAAAGAGATGGATTCAGTTTTTGAGGCTATTAAAGGAAAAGAAGCGGAATACTCAGAATAA
- the dltC gene encoding D-alanine--poly(phosphoribitol) ligase subunit DltC yields the protein MKEKVLEIFIEVTGNDEIAEDLDLNLFDAGLLDSLAIIEVLLQLEEKLGIKLQPTDLEREDMSTVNKLTAFLENRK from the coding sequence ATGAAAGAAAAAGTTCTAGAAATATTTATTGAAGTTACAGGAAATGACGAGATTGCAGAAGATTTAGATTTAAATCTTTTTGATGCAGGACTTTTGGACTCATTAGCAATAATTGAAGTGTTACTTCAATTAGAAGAAAAGCTAGGAATAAAATTGCAGCCTACTGATTTAGAAAGAGAAGATATGTCAACAGTTAATAAGTTAACTGCATTCTTAGAAAATAGAAAATAA
- the dltA gene encoding D-alanine--poly(phosphoribitol) ligase subunit DltA encodes MKILEGIKKYSRSDRIALKCDGKVMKYKELDDISEHVAAFLLKDLGEDRTPIIIYGNKENLMMAVMMAALKSGRAYIPIDISYPKERVEAIISEVHPKILIDFSKDNIFNGVRVLKEKEINEIEQEYQGYEVDRMSWVKEDESAYILFTSGSTGKPKGVQISSNNLDNFVEWIVEYLKLDESEEVFMNQAAYSFDLSVTSIYPGLCYGKTLHGYSKETLSNLKNMFNDMRESGINIWVSTPSFAGMCVVEEDFNSKMLPGLKAMVFVGEVLPKPLCEELLNRFPETRIVNGYGPTEATVAVSANDMNKELLLKEGSLPIGYPMKTSVVKIVDEDGNVLGDGEKGEIIIVGPSVSKGYFKNEEMTEKAFFYDDYNGSECRAYRTGDLGYYVDGNLYYCGRKDFQIKLNGYRIEIEDIENNLVKVSNVKNAAVVPIYKEEKIAYLTAFVELKEDNRLSGLKNGIAIKKELSKFIPSYMVPRNVKIVEQFPTNVNGKIDRKKLLENI; translated from the coding sequence ATGAAGATTTTGGAAGGAATAAAAAAGTATTCTAGGAGTGATAGAATTGCGCTAAAGTGTGATGGAAAAGTCATGAAATATAAAGAATTAGATGATATTTCAGAACATGTAGCTGCATTCCTATTAAAAGATTTGGGAGAGGATAGGACACCAATTATAATATATGGGAATAAAGAAAATCTAATGATGGCAGTTATGATGGCTGCGTTAAAGTCTGGAAGAGCATACATACCAATTGATATAAGCTATCCTAAGGAAAGAGTTGAAGCTATTATTAGTGAAGTTCATCCCAAAATACTTATAGATTTTAGTAAAGATAATATATTTAATGGTGTACGTGTTTTAAAGGAAAAAGAAATAAATGAAATTGAACAGGAATATCAAGGCTATGAAGTTGATAGGATGAGCTGGGTAAAGGAAGATGAAAGTGCTTATATTTTATTTACTTCCGGAAGTACTGGAAAGCCAAAAGGAGTACAAATAAGCAGTAATAATTTAGACAATTTTGTTGAATGGATAGTAGAATATTTAAAGCTTGATGAAAGTGAAGAAGTATTTATGAATCAAGCTGCATATTCTTTTGATCTATCAGTAACATCAATTTATCCAGGATTATGCTACGGAAAAACATTGCATGGGTATTCAAAAGAAACCCTTTCAAATTTAAAGAATATGTTTAATGACATGAGAGAATCAGGAATAAACATTTGGGTATCAACACCATCTTTTGCAGGAATGTGTGTCGTAGAAGAAGATTTTAATTCGAAAATGCTACCTGGTTTAAAGGCTATGGTATTTGTAGGAGAAGTATTGCCTAAACCATTATGTGAAGAACTTTTAAACAGATTCCCAGAAACAAGGATTGTAAATGGATATGGCCCAACGGAAGCAACAGTTGCAGTTAGTGCAAATGATATGAATAAAGAACTATTACTTAAAGAAGGTAGTTTGCCTATTGGATATCCTATGAAAACTTCTGTTGTAAAGATTGTTGATGAAGATGGAAATGTATTAGGCGACGGAGAAAAAGGCGAAATTATAATTGTAGGACCAAGTGTAAGTAAAGGCTATTTCAAAAACGAAGAAATGACAGAAAAAGCATTTTTCTATGATGATTATAATGGAAGTGAATGTAGAGCCTATAGAACTGGGGACTTAGGATACTATGTAGATGGAAATTTATATTATTGTGGTAGAAAAGACTTTCAAATAAAACTTAATGGGTATAGAATCGAAATAGAAGATATAGAAAATAATTTAGTAAAGGTTAGTAATGTTAAGAATGCAGCAGTAGTTCCAATTTATAAGGAAGAAAAAATAGCATATCTTACAGCTTTTGTTGAATTAAAAGAAGATAATAGGCTAAGTGGATTAAAAAATGGAATAGCAATAAAAAAGGAGCTAAGTAAATTCATTCCTTCATACATGGTTCCGAGAAATGTAAAAATTGTCGAACAATTTCCTACTAATGTTAATGGAAAAATTGATAGAAAAAAATTATTAGAGAATATATAA
- a CDS encoding metal ABC transporter ATP-binding protein has translation MITIKNLSFSYIKGTDLLKDINLNIPKGVYLSILGENGSCKSTLIKLILGLLKPDSGSITLDTNKISYVSQRLDNFNAEFPITVKEVLSCHAKTIGIRNLTYVYDALNKVNMSEFSKNLIGNLSGGQQQRIFIARALIGDPDLIILDEPSTGVDEKSQKEIYPLLQNLNKDFNKTIISVEHNTKVALKYSTHILRIEDGILTLYTKESFKKYLESETSFSKII, from the coding sequence TTGATTACTATAAAGAATCTATCATTTTCATATATAAAAGGAACAGATTTACTAAAAGATATTAATCTTAATATTCCAAAAGGAGTTTATTTATCTATCTTAGGTGAAAACGGAAGCTGTAAAAGTACATTAATAAAACTTATATTAGGACTTTTAAAACCCGACTCAGGATCAATCACTTTAGATACTAATAAAATTTCTTATGTTTCACAAAGATTGGACAATTTCAACGCTGAATTTCCAATAACAGTTAAAGAAGTTCTATCTTGTCACGCAAAGACAATTGGAATTAGAAATTTAACTTATGTTTATGATGCTCTAAATAAAGTAAATATGTCCGAATTCAGTAAAAATTTAATTGGTAACCTTTCAGGAGGCCAGCAACAACGAATTTTTATTGCAAGAGCATTAATTGGAGATCCAGATTTAATTATCTTGGATGAACCCTCAACTGGAGTAGACGAAAAGAGTCAAAAAGAAATTTATCCATTACTCCAAAATTTAAATAAAGATTTTAACAAAACTATTATTTCTGTTGAACATAATACAAAAGTTGCACTGAAATATTCAACACATATTCTAAGAATAGAAGATGGTATCTTAACTCTATACACAAAAGAAAGTTTTAAGAAATACTTAGAATCTGAAACTTCATTTTCTAAGATCATATAG
- a CDS encoding metal ABC transporter permease, whose amino-acid sequence MFELGFMQNAFIVGFIVSILCPFIGLFIVLRRYSMIGDTLSHSSFAGVAIGLVIGTDPLLTAFLFTSICALVIEFLRTYFKKYGELVMSIVLTLSLGIAIILISSGKASAKVDSFLFGSILTVTHSDILLITIVGAICLAVLLFLYNKLIYVTFDENAAKTAGINVKLINYIFTLLVGATISLSIRVMGILVVSSIIVVPVATAMQLKRGFTKTLILAIFFGLLDVMAGLVLSYYVNSAPGGTIALTSVIILVLTITFKRFFSYEIA is encoded by the coding sequence ATGTTTGAATTAGGTTTTATGCAAAATGCATTTATTGTAGGTTTTATTGTTTCTATACTTTGTCCATTTATAGGACTTTTTATTGTACTTAGGCGCTATTCAATGATTGGAGATACATTATCTCATTCTTCCTTTGCCGGAGTTGCAATAGGTCTTGTTATTGGCACTGATCCACTTTTAACAGCATTTTTATTTACTAGCATTTGTGCTTTAGTTATTGAATTTTTAAGAACTTATTTTAAAAAGTACGGCGAGCTTGTAATGTCTATAGTTTTGACCTTGAGTTTAGGAATAGCGATTATTTTAATTAGCAGTGGAAAAGCTTCTGCTAAGGTTGATTCATTTTTATTTGGAAGTATTTTAACCGTTACACACTCTGATATATTATTAATCACAATCGTTGGTGCAATCTGCCTTGCAGTTCTTTTATTTCTTTATAATAAATTAATTTATGTAACCTTCGATGAAAATGCTGCAAAAACAGCTGGCATTAATGTTAAATTAATAAACTATATTTTTACTTTACTTGTTGGTGCTACTATTTCTCTATCAATAAGGGTAATGGGGATCCTTGTTGTATCTTCAATCATAGTCGTTCCTGTAGCAACAGCTATGCAATTAAAAAGAGGGTTCACTAAAACATTAATTCTAGCAATATTTTTTGGATTACTGGATGTTATGGCTGGACTTGTTCTTTCCTATTATGTAAATAGTGCTCCTGGTGGAACAATAGCATTAACATCAGTTATAATATTAGTATTAACAATAACTTTCAAAAGATTTTTCAGTTATGAAATTGCTTAA